Proteins encoded together in one Glandiceps talaboti chromosome 11, keGlaTala1.1, whole genome shotgun sequence window:
- the LOC144442281 gene encoding bone morphogenetic protein 1 homolog isoform X2, producing the protein MHGVVTTRWFCLQLLLFLFAAATLQGHETSETASQHLQNHHRLRHQRHHNLHRGHHRHQADDDSTSFDTMRQVADGGDPCPSADMYQSDIVEDDWTRIVLEHESSSERRKRHSLGYTYKVQEGSHVRHRRGATALESRIWTDGIIPYTISESFSNETQSRIFEAMHKWEENTCLKFVTWTGEWDHIHFYRGNRCCSYVGRVGGGRQLVSLGNGCTSYGTILHELGHVIGFWHEQSRPDRDEYVDIYDENIWSHGMYNFNKHSKSKVNSLAQPYDYNSVMHYGTKYYSKNGRHTMKPKDEDAYIGQRLELSDMDIRQTNLLYNCHRVSECGGTIFATEGNIMSPKYPDVYPSNITCEWTISVKKSYTVTLKFKHFDLSACRQILTDKTGTIQSLNYPLSFPHDTDCLWQISVPDGFIITMAIDDLLIPESTNDVLGCRHHLTIIDGDSNLSDVITKLCQSQRNVGLATSGPHLRLRLHSGKPDNGSMALLMRFSASYESRDIDECRINQGGCEQACLNLIGTYACGCRWGYRVAENNRNCTDINECEQDNGGCSHICNNLDGAYVCECQEGYYMAHDQKNCIDENECDDEENNGCDHRCSNTLGAYQCSCYPGYLLATDQKSCLMIDGCGGHFTALETTMKSPIMPQDNNNTIDCVWSIDAEDDMSISIGLDIIDWPEDNGDCPDFISIRQGHGPDGGYIHICKPSDWPGDHNTHSQVVWFHFHSEWPHNGNFTIHYETDELQSVGSQCGGVFNGTTGTLESPGFPNYYPNKVDCIWKITGKTIKLRFEVFDLENQENCRFDFLDISDGKETSLGRFCGDKTPPTVLTSTTGELWITFQSDASVQGQGFRALVEVEL; encoded by the exons ACATGTACCAAAGTGACATTGTGGAAGACGATTGGACGCGTATAGTTCTTGAACATGAGAGTAGTAGCGAACGTCGCAAGAGACATTCCCTTGGTTACACTTATAAAGTTCAAGAAGGATCACACGTCAGACATCGTCGAGGTGCTACTGCCCTGGAATCACGTATATGGACCGATGGTATCATcccatatacaatatcagaaaGTTTTTCAA ACGAAACTCAAAGTAGAATCTTCGAAGCTATGCATAAATGGGAAGAAAACACGTGTCTGAAGTTTGTGACCTGGACAGGGGAATGGGACCATATTCACTTTTATCGCGGTAACAG GTGCTGTTCTTATGTTGGCCGTGTGGGGGGAGGCAGACAACTTGTGTCTCTAGGCAACGGGTGTACGTCATATGGAACAATACTTCATGAACTTGGCCATGTAATTGGGTTTTGGCACGAACAGAGTCGACCAGACAGAGACgaatatgttgatatatatgaTGAGAATATATGGTCACATGGAATGTACAATTTCAACAAACACTCCAAATCAAAG GTTAATTCTCTTGCCCAACCGTACGACTACAACTCAGTGATGCATTATGGGACCAAATACTACAGTAAGAATGGAAGACACACCATGAAACCTAAGGATGAAGATGCGTATATCGGACAAAGATTAGAACTGAGTGATATGGACATCAGACAAACAAATCTACTTTATAATTGTCACAGAGTCTCAG aaTGTGGCGGGACGATATTTGCAACTGAGGGCAACATCATGTCTCCGAAATACCCGGATGTTTATCCTAGTAATATCACTTGTGAATGGACCATATCTGTCAAAAAGAGTTACACGGTTACATTGAAGTTCAAACATTTCGATCTCTCCG CTTGCAGGCAAATTTTGACTGACAAAACAGGAACAATCCAAAGTCTCAACTATCCACTGTCATTTCCACATGACACAGACTGCCTTTGGCAAATCTCCGTCCCAGATGGATTTATCATCACCATGGCAATCGATGACTTACTTATTCCTG AATCAACTAATGATGTACTTGGATGTCGACACCACCTTACTATTATCGATGGAGACAGTAACCTTTCAGATGTTATAACAAAGCTGTGTCAATCGCAAAGGAACGTGGGACTTGCAACCAGTGGACCCCACCTTCGACTCCGTTTGCATTCTGGGAAACCTGACAACGGGTCGATGGCATTGCTTATGAGATTTTCGGCGTCATATGAGTCTAGAG ACATTGATGAGTGTCGAATAAACCAGGGTGGTTGTGAACAAGCCTGTTTGAATTTAATTGGTACTTATGCATGTGGTTGTCGATGGGGTTATCGTGTTGCCGAAAATAACAGAAACTGTACTG atatcaatgaatgtgaacAAGACAACGGGGGATGCTCTCATATTTGCAACAACCTGGATGGCGCATATGTATGCGAATGTCAAGAGGGTTATTACATGGCTCACGACCAAAAGAACTGTATAG ATGAGAATGAATGTGACGATGAAGAAAATAATGGTTGCGATCATCGTTGTTCCAATACCCTTGGAGCTTACCAATGTTCTTGTTACCCAGGTTACCTCTTGGCTACTGATCAAAAAAGTTGCCTAA TGATTGATGGCTGTGGCGGGCATTTTACAGCCCTTGAAACCACGATGAAATCTCCCATCATGCCACAGGATAATAATAACACTATAGACTGTGTCTGGAGTATAGATGCCGAAGATGACATGAGTATCTCCATCGG GTTGGACATCATTGACTGGCCAGAAGATAACGGAGATTGTCCTGATTTTATCAGTATACGACAAGGTCATGGGCCAGATGGTGGCTATATTCACATCTGTAAGCCATCTgattggccaggagatcacaaCACACACTCCCAGGTGGTGTGGTTCCATTTTCATTCCGAGTGGCCTCACAATGGGAATTTTACAATTCACTATGAAACAGATGAACTACAAAGTGTTGGGTCACAGTGTGGGGGTGTATTTAATG GCACTACAGGTACATTAGAATCCCCTGGCTTCCCGAATTACTATCCCAACAAAGTGGACTGCATATGGAAAATAACTGGGAAAACCATCAAGCTGCGATTTGAAGTGTTTGACTTGGAGAATCAGGAAAACTGTCGTTTCGATTTCCTGGATATCAGCGACGGGAAGGAAACTTCTCTTGGCAG GTTCTGTGGCGACAAGACACCACCGACAGTTCTAACCTCGACCACCGGAGAACTATGGATTACTTTCCAATCAGATGCCTCCGTTCAGGGTCAAGGATTCCGAGCCTTGGTCGAAGTCGAACTCTGA
- the LOC144442281 gene encoding bone morphogenetic protein 1 homolog isoform X1 has product MHGVVTTRWFCLQLLLFLFAAATLQGHETSETASQHLQNHHRLRHQRHHNLHRGHHRHQADDDSTSFDTMRQVADGGDPCPSADMYQSDIVEDDWTRIVLEHESSSERRKRHSLGYTYKVQEGSHVRHRRGATALESRIWTDGIIPYTISESFSNETQSRIFEAMHKWEENTCLKFVTWTGEWDHIHFYRGNRCCSYVGRVGGGRQLVSLGNGCTSYGTILHELGHVIGFWHEQSRPDRDEYVDIYDENIWSHGMYNFNKHSKSKVNSLAQPYDYNSVMHYGTKYYSKNGRHTMKPKDEDAYIGQRLELSDMDIRQTNLLYNCHRVSECGGTIFATEGNIMSPKYPDVYPSNITCEWTISVKKSYTVTLKFKHFDLSDVKENGECEDYIEIRNGKGELSPLFGRFCGDQSPDRIIADGDSLYLKFHTGDTGHLGKTGFFVHFQSGTCRQILTDKTGTIQSLNYPLSFPHDTDCLWQISVPDGFIITMAIDDLLIPESTNDVLGCRHHLTIIDGDSNLSDVITKLCQSQRNVGLATSGPHLRLRLHSGKPDNGSMALLMRFSASYESRDIDECRINQGGCEQACLNLIGTYACGCRWGYRVAENNRNCTDINECEQDNGGCSHICNNLDGAYVCECQEGYYMAHDQKNCIDENECDDEENNGCDHRCSNTLGAYQCSCYPGYLLATDQKSCLMIDGCGGHFTALETTMKSPIMPQDNNNTIDCVWSIDAEDDMSISIGLDIIDWPEDNGDCPDFISIRQGHGPDGGYIHICKPSDWPGDHNTHSQVVWFHFHSEWPHNGNFTIHYETDELQSVGSQCGGVFNGTTGTLESPGFPNYYPNKVDCIWKITGKTIKLRFEVFDLENQENCRFDFLDISDGKETSLGRFCGDKTPPTVLTSTTGELWITFQSDASVQGQGFRALVEVEL; this is encoded by the exons ACATGTACCAAAGTGACATTGTGGAAGACGATTGGACGCGTATAGTTCTTGAACATGAGAGTAGTAGCGAACGTCGCAAGAGACATTCCCTTGGTTACACTTATAAAGTTCAAGAAGGATCACACGTCAGACATCGTCGAGGTGCTACTGCCCTGGAATCACGTATATGGACCGATGGTATCATcccatatacaatatcagaaaGTTTTTCAA ACGAAACTCAAAGTAGAATCTTCGAAGCTATGCATAAATGGGAAGAAAACACGTGTCTGAAGTTTGTGACCTGGACAGGGGAATGGGACCATATTCACTTTTATCGCGGTAACAG GTGCTGTTCTTATGTTGGCCGTGTGGGGGGAGGCAGACAACTTGTGTCTCTAGGCAACGGGTGTACGTCATATGGAACAATACTTCATGAACTTGGCCATGTAATTGGGTTTTGGCACGAACAGAGTCGACCAGACAGAGACgaatatgttgatatatatgaTGAGAATATATGGTCACATGGAATGTACAATTTCAACAAACACTCCAAATCAAAG GTTAATTCTCTTGCCCAACCGTACGACTACAACTCAGTGATGCATTATGGGACCAAATACTACAGTAAGAATGGAAGACACACCATGAAACCTAAGGATGAAGATGCGTATATCGGACAAAGATTAGAACTGAGTGATATGGACATCAGACAAACAAATCTACTTTATAATTGTCACAGAGTCTCAG aaTGTGGCGGGACGATATTTGCAACTGAGGGCAACATCATGTCTCCGAAATACCCGGATGTTTATCCTAGTAATATCACTTGTGAATGGACCATATCTGTCAAAAAGAGTTACACGGTTACATTGAAGTTCAAACATTTCGATCTCTCCG ATGTAAAAGAAAACGGCGAATGTGAAGATTATATAGAAATTCGTAACGGCAAGGGTGAACTTTCACCTCTGTTCGGTCGTTTCTGTGGTGACCAATCACCTGATCGTATTATTGCCGACGGTGACAGTCTTTACCTGAAATTCCACACAGGCGACACAGGGCATCTCGGGAAGACTGGTTTCTTCGTACATTTTCAGTCAGGAA CTTGCAGGCAAATTTTGACTGACAAAACAGGAACAATCCAAAGTCTCAACTATCCACTGTCATTTCCACATGACACAGACTGCCTTTGGCAAATCTCCGTCCCAGATGGATTTATCATCACCATGGCAATCGATGACTTACTTATTCCTG AATCAACTAATGATGTACTTGGATGTCGACACCACCTTACTATTATCGATGGAGACAGTAACCTTTCAGATGTTATAACAAAGCTGTGTCAATCGCAAAGGAACGTGGGACTTGCAACCAGTGGACCCCACCTTCGACTCCGTTTGCATTCTGGGAAACCTGACAACGGGTCGATGGCATTGCTTATGAGATTTTCGGCGTCATATGAGTCTAGAG ACATTGATGAGTGTCGAATAAACCAGGGTGGTTGTGAACAAGCCTGTTTGAATTTAATTGGTACTTATGCATGTGGTTGTCGATGGGGTTATCGTGTTGCCGAAAATAACAGAAACTGTACTG atatcaatgaatgtgaacAAGACAACGGGGGATGCTCTCATATTTGCAACAACCTGGATGGCGCATATGTATGCGAATGTCAAGAGGGTTATTACATGGCTCACGACCAAAAGAACTGTATAG ATGAGAATGAATGTGACGATGAAGAAAATAATGGTTGCGATCATCGTTGTTCCAATACCCTTGGAGCTTACCAATGTTCTTGTTACCCAGGTTACCTCTTGGCTACTGATCAAAAAAGTTGCCTAA TGATTGATGGCTGTGGCGGGCATTTTACAGCCCTTGAAACCACGATGAAATCTCCCATCATGCCACAGGATAATAATAACACTATAGACTGTGTCTGGAGTATAGATGCCGAAGATGACATGAGTATCTCCATCGG GTTGGACATCATTGACTGGCCAGAAGATAACGGAGATTGTCCTGATTTTATCAGTATACGACAAGGTCATGGGCCAGATGGTGGCTATATTCACATCTGTAAGCCATCTgattggccaggagatcacaaCACACACTCCCAGGTGGTGTGGTTCCATTTTCATTCCGAGTGGCCTCACAATGGGAATTTTACAATTCACTATGAAACAGATGAACTACAAAGTGTTGGGTCACAGTGTGGGGGTGTATTTAATG GCACTACAGGTACATTAGAATCCCCTGGCTTCCCGAATTACTATCCCAACAAAGTGGACTGCATATGGAAAATAACTGGGAAAACCATCAAGCTGCGATTTGAAGTGTTTGACTTGGAGAATCAGGAAAACTGTCGTTTCGATTTCCTGGATATCAGCGACGGGAAGGAAACTTCTCTTGGCAG GTTCTGTGGCGACAAGACACCACCGACAGTTCTAACCTCGACCACCGGAGAACTATGGATTACTTTCCAATCAGATGCCTCCGTTCAGGGTCAAGGATTCCGAGCCTTGGTCGAAGTCGAACTCTGA
- the LOC144442281 gene encoding tolloid-like protein 2 isoform X3 produces MGRKHVSEVCDLDRGMGPYSLLSRCCSYVGRVGGGRQLVSLGNGCTSYGTILHELGHVIGFWHEQSRPDRDEYVDIYDENIWSHGMYNFNKHSKSKVNSLAQPYDYNSVMHYGTKYYSKNGRHTMKPKDEDAYIGQRLELSDMDIRQTNLLYNCHRVSECGGTIFATEGNIMSPKYPDVYPSNITCEWTISVKKSYTVTLKFKHFDLSDVKENGECEDYIEIRNGKGELSPLFGRFCGDQSPDRIIADGDSLYLKFHTGDTGHLGKTGFFVHFQSGTCRQILTDKTGTIQSLNYPLSFPHDTDCLWQISVPDGFIITMAIDDLLIPESTNDVLGCRHHLTIIDGDSNLSDVITKLCQSQRNVGLATSGPHLRLRLHSGKPDNGSMALLMRFSASYESRDIDECRINQGGCEQACLNLIGTYACGCRWGYRVAENNRNCTDINECEQDNGGCSHICNNLDGAYVCECQEGYYMAHDQKNCIDENECDDEENNGCDHRCSNTLGAYQCSCYPGYLLATDQKSCLMIDGCGGHFTALETTMKSPIMPQDNNNTIDCVWSIDAEDDMSISIGLDIIDWPEDNGDCPDFISIRQGHGPDGGYIHICKPSDWPGDHNTHSQVVWFHFHSEWPHNGNFTIHYETDELQSVGSQCGGVFNGTTGTLESPGFPNYYPNKVDCIWKITGKTIKLRFEVFDLENQENCRFDFLDISDGKETSLGRFCGDKTPPTVLTSTTGELWITFQSDASVQGQGFRALVEVEL; encoded by the exons ATGGGAAGAAAACACGTGTCTGAAGTTTGTGACCTGGACAGGGGAATGGGACCATATTCACTTTTATCGCG GTGCTGTTCTTATGTTGGCCGTGTGGGGGGAGGCAGACAACTTGTGTCTCTAGGCAACGGGTGTACGTCATATGGAACAATACTTCATGAACTTGGCCATGTAATTGGGTTTTGGCACGAACAGAGTCGACCAGACAGAGACgaatatgttgatatatatgaTGAGAATATATGGTCACATGGAATGTACAATTTCAACAAACACTCCAAATCAAAG GTTAATTCTCTTGCCCAACCGTACGACTACAACTCAGTGATGCATTATGGGACCAAATACTACAGTAAGAATGGAAGACACACCATGAAACCTAAGGATGAAGATGCGTATATCGGACAAAGATTAGAACTGAGTGATATGGACATCAGACAAACAAATCTACTTTATAATTGTCACAGAGTCTCAG aaTGTGGCGGGACGATATTTGCAACTGAGGGCAACATCATGTCTCCGAAATACCCGGATGTTTATCCTAGTAATATCACTTGTGAATGGACCATATCTGTCAAAAAGAGTTACACGGTTACATTGAAGTTCAAACATTTCGATCTCTCCG ATGTAAAAGAAAACGGCGAATGTGAAGATTATATAGAAATTCGTAACGGCAAGGGTGAACTTTCACCTCTGTTCGGTCGTTTCTGTGGTGACCAATCACCTGATCGTATTATTGCCGACGGTGACAGTCTTTACCTGAAATTCCACACAGGCGACACAGGGCATCTCGGGAAGACTGGTTTCTTCGTACATTTTCAGTCAGGAA CTTGCAGGCAAATTTTGACTGACAAAACAGGAACAATCCAAAGTCTCAACTATCCACTGTCATTTCCACATGACACAGACTGCCTTTGGCAAATCTCCGTCCCAGATGGATTTATCATCACCATGGCAATCGATGACTTACTTATTCCTG AATCAACTAATGATGTACTTGGATGTCGACACCACCTTACTATTATCGATGGAGACAGTAACCTTTCAGATGTTATAACAAAGCTGTGTCAATCGCAAAGGAACGTGGGACTTGCAACCAGTGGACCCCACCTTCGACTCCGTTTGCATTCTGGGAAACCTGACAACGGGTCGATGGCATTGCTTATGAGATTTTCGGCGTCATATGAGTCTAGAG ACATTGATGAGTGTCGAATAAACCAGGGTGGTTGTGAACAAGCCTGTTTGAATTTAATTGGTACTTATGCATGTGGTTGTCGATGGGGTTATCGTGTTGCCGAAAATAACAGAAACTGTACTG atatcaatgaatgtgaacAAGACAACGGGGGATGCTCTCATATTTGCAACAACCTGGATGGCGCATATGTATGCGAATGTCAAGAGGGTTATTACATGGCTCACGACCAAAAGAACTGTATAG ATGAGAATGAATGTGACGATGAAGAAAATAATGGTTGCGATCATCGTTGTTCCAATACCCTTGGAGCTTACCAATGTTCTTGTTACCCAGGTTACCTCTTGGCTACTGATCAAAAAAGTTGCCTAA TGATTGATGGCTGTGGCGGGCATTTTACAGCCCTTGAAACCACGATGAAATCTCCCATCATGCCACAGGATAATAATAACACTATAGACTGTGTCTGGAGTATAGATGCCGAAGATGACATGAGTATCTCCATCGG GTTGGACATCATTGACTGGCCAGAAGATAACGGAGATTGTCCTGATTTTATCAGTATACGACAAGGTCATGGGCCAGATGGTGGCTATATTCACATCTGTAAGCCATCTgattggccaggagatcacaaCACACACTCCCAGGTGGTGTGGTTCCATTTTCATTCCGAGTGGCCTCACAATGGGAATTTTACAATTCACTATGAAACAGATGAACTACAAAGTGTTGGGTCACAGTGTGGGGGTGTATTTAATG GCACTACAGGTACATTAGAATCCCCTGGCTTCCCGAATTACTATCCCAACAAAGTGGACTGCATATGGAAAATAACTGGGAAAACCATCAAGCTGCGATTTGAAGTGTTTGACTTGGAGAATCAGGAAAACTGTCGTTTCGATTTCCTGGATATCAGCGACGGGAAGGAAACTTCTCTTGGCAG GTTCTGTGGCGACAAGACACCACCGACAGTTCTAACCTCGACCACCGGAGAACTATGGATTACTTTCCAATCAGATGCCTCCGTTCAGGGTCAAGGATTCCGAGCCTTGGTCGAAGTCGAACTCTGA